In Bradyrhizobium sp. 200, the sequence GCTTGATCGAGCCCGAGGTGATGCGGCCGGTGATGATGCGGCCGAGATAGGGGTTGGCTTCGAGGATGGTACCGATCATCCGGAACGGACCTTCCTCGACGCTTGGCGGCGCGACATGGCGCACGATCAGGTCGAACAGCGGCTGCATGCCGGCGTCGTGGGAGCCGTCCGGGCTGTCGGCCATCCAGCCCTGCTTGGCCGACCCGTAGAGGATCGGGAAATCGAGCTGCTCCTCGCTTGCATCGAGTGCTGCGAACAGGTCGAACACTTCGTTGATGACTTCGGTCGGTCGGGCGTCGGGGCGGTCGACCTTGTTGATGACGACGATCGGCTTCAGCCCGACCTTGAGCGCCTTGGAGACCACGAATTTGGTCTGCGGCAGCGGACCTTCGGCGGCGTCCACCAGCACCAGCGCGCCGTCCACCATGTTCAGGATGCGCTCGACCTCGCCGCCGAAATCGGCGTGGCCGGGGGTGTCGACGATGTTGATGCGGGTATCCTTCCACTGCACCGAGGCGGCCTTGGCCAGAATGGTGATGCCGCGCTCGCGCTCCAGGTCGTTGGAGTCCATCGCGCGCTCGGTCACCTTCTGGTTTTCGCGATAGGTGCCGGATTGCTGCAGCAGGCGATCGACGAGGGTGGTCTTGCCGTGGTCGACGTGGGCGATGATGGCGACGTTACGAAGGTTCATGGCTCTTCTTCTGGTCGTGCATGGTGGATGCGCGATCTCACCGGAAAACCGGGACCCACTTTTCCGGATCGCGCTTCTAAAACCTGGAATACCGGCGCGTGATGACGCTTCTTCGAATCGTCATCCCGCTCCATCTATTTTGTTTGAGCATGATCTCCGGGCAAACGCTTACCGCGTTTGTCCCGAGGGAAAACCGGTATCCACTTTTCCGGATCATGCTCCGGGGGCCCAATGGGCCCCAAAAAGGAAGCCCGGCCAAAAGGACCGGGCACACCTTACGCGTTGCGGCGCAATATATTCAGAAAACGCCAAAAAACAATGGTTTGTTTGGCATTTGGTTAGCTGATTTTGCGCATCGGGGCCGTCTAAGTGCCCTTTTCCGGGTCGGGATAGACCCCCCGCAAAACCTCGTCAAAATGGCCCCTCACGGCCTCATTGCAGCGGCAGGAGCGGTTTCGCAGCACATCCGGGTTGCGGACCAGGATCGAGCCGCGCCGGGTCTCCAGGGTGCCTTCCGCCTTGAACGTCTGGATGACCCGGCTGGTATAGGAGCGGCCGACCCCCAAAAGCGTCGCTAGCTGCTCATGGGTCAGCGGCACGATGTCCTCGCCGTCGGTGCGTTCCATTGCCGAAATGATCCATTTCGCCGTGCGCTGCTCGATCGAATGGATCGCGTTGCAGGCGGTGGACTGGAAAATCTGCGCCAGCATGCAGTCGGCGTAACGGGCGAAGACGTTGTTCAGCGTGCGCGACTTCGATTTGGCCGCATCGAGCTTTCCGACCGAAAGTCGCACGAACGGCCCGGCAAACTTGACCGCGATGCGCGTGTAGGCCGGGAGATAGCCCTGGCTGACGATGCCGCCGACCGCACCCTCCCGGCCGATCAGGATGGTCTCGACATCGCGGCCATCCTCGTTGGCAACCATGTAGGACACGAGGCTGGGGCCGCAGGGAAAATGCACCGTCTCGACATTGTCGCCGGGACTGTAGAGCAAATCATTCGGATCGGCGTCGGTCGCGACGAGGTGCGGTTCGATCAACGCGAAATCGGCGTCGTTCAAACGGCGCAGCAGATTGTTGAACGGGCGCTCGCCGGCCGTCCCGTTTCGTCGCGTGAGCATGAATGTTCCTCGTTTCCCCTCCAGTGGACAATAATCGGTTTGATGCCGCCGATATGTGCACTAGGGTCTGTTGAGATTCACCTGGAATGGATGACGGCGGTGGCGAGGTAGATCATCGCCTCGAAACTGCTGTCTGTCTTGTCGCATCGCATTGCCACGCGCTTGAATTCCTTCAGCTTGCCGAAGAAGTTCTCGATCAGGTGGCGCCATTTGTAGATGTCCTTGTCGATGTCGAGAGGCTTGGCGCGCCTTTGATGCTGCGAGATTACGACCTTCGCCTTGCGCTCGTTCATGTCTTCGATGATCCAGTTGGAATCAAAAGCCTTATCAGCGATCAGGCCGCCGAATTCGAGGTCCTTGATCAGGGGCGCGACGCCGACGGTGTCAAAGCGATGGCCGGGGAGCAGGATGAACCGCACCAGGTTCCCAAGTGCGTCGGTCAGCGCAAGGATTTTCGTGGTCCAGCCGCCCTTCGACTTGCCGATGGCCTGATTTTTTGTCCCCCTTTTGCTCCCTGCGCGTGGCGGTGAACTTTGACGATTGTCGCGTCGACCATGGCGAACTCCATATCCGGATCATCCGATACGGCATCGAAAATCCGCTTGAAAACGCCGGCCTTCACCCAATCGCGATAGCGCTTGAACACCGTATTCCAGTTGCCGAACGTCGGCGGAAGGTCTCTCCATGGGCTGCCCGTGCGCGCGATCCACAGCACTGCTTCGAGAAACAAACGGTTGTCACCCCCTGTGCGGCCGGGGTCCGTGGCCTTGCCCAAACAAAGCGGCTCCATCTTCGCCCATTGAGCGTCCGTCAAAACGAATCGGTGCATTCCAAGCTCCTTTCGGAGCTTGAATCACGGGCATTTCAATCTGTGAATCCTGAATCTCAACAGACCCTAGTGGACAGACGATAGAACGGACATATGGTGGTTTCGGTTCCGGAACCGGCGGATGCGCTTTTGGGCGTCGGCTGGTATTGCGCCTTCCGGGGCTTCGGCCCGGGCCCCTTTCAAATGCTGAACCTTGAACCGGCGAGAGACATGGAACCCGCCTCCTATGACGGCATGCCCGACGATGTGTTGATCGTTGAAGACGATCCAATCATCGCGCTCGATTTCGAAGACACGCTTTTGGGGTTTGGCGTGAAGACGGTACGGACCGCCGCGAACGTGGCCAAAGCGCTCGATATGATCGCCGACCGGCCGCCGGAATTCGCGCTGCTTGATGTCAGCCTCATCCGCGAGAAGAGTTTTGCCGTTGCCGAACGGCTCGAAGCGCTGAACATTCCGTTTGCGTTCGTCACCGGCTATGGCGCCGACGCCAGGCTGCCGGCGGCATTCGCGGGCAAGCCACGCTTGCCCAAGCCCTATTCGACCGACGCGCTTGAGGCGCTGCT encodes:
- a CDS encoding Crp/Fnr family transcriptional regulator, with amino-acid sequence MLTRRNGTAGERPFNNLLRRLNDADFALIEPHLVATDADPNDLLYSPGDNVETVHFPCGPSLVSYMVANEDGRDVETILIGREGAVGGIVSQGYLPAYTRIAVKFAGPFVRLSVGKLDAAKSKSRTLNNVFARYADCMLAQIFQSTACNAIHSIEQRTAKWIISAMERTDGEDIVPLTHEQLATLLGVGRSYTSRVIQTFKAEGTLETRRGSILVRNPDVLRNRSCRCNEAVRGHFDEVLRGVYPDPEKGT
- a CDS encoding IS5 family transposase (programmed frameshift), which translates into the protein MHRFVLTDAQWAKMEPLCLGKATDPGRTGGDNRLFLEAVLWIARTGSPWRDLPPTFGNWNTVFKRYRDWVKAGVFKRIFDAVSDDPDMEFAMVDATIVKVHRHAQGAKGGQKNQAIGKSKGGWTTKILALTDALGNLVRFILLPGHRFDTVGVAPLIKDLEFGGLIADKAFDSNWIIEDMNERKAKVVISQHQRRAKPLDIDKDIYKWRHLIENFFGKLKEFKRVAMRCDKTDSSFEAMIYLATAVIHSR
- a CDS encoding response regulator encodes the protein MEPASYDGMPDDVLIVEDDPIIALDFEDTLLGFGVKTVRTAANVAKALDMIADRPPEFALLDVSLIREKSFAVAERLEALNIPFAFVTGYGADARLPAAFAGKPRLPKPYSTDALEALLKNRGRKP